A window from Vanessa atalanta chromosome 18, ilVanAtal1.2, whole genome shotgun sequence encodes these proteins:
- the LOC125070867 gene encoding CXXC-type zinc finger protein 1-like, whose amino-acid sequence MGDKKYKQSKADIAKQFDLPERQSKITTLLNQAGQAYCICRSSDSSRFMIACDSCEEWYHGDCINISEREAKYIKNYFCDRCREEDPTLKTRFRPQKRENDGDSGRDDRKKKRKEKDHSENKSSKRPVKDGCGDCSGCLQTNDCGHCDTCEDMYKYGGNNKLKIKCRQRLCVKSKKTSRVSSSGNRIKKKHHEREVYEPEESISHLQTAEPRQCYGPQCSGAAQYGSKYCSTQCGMRLATTRIYQVLPQRIQEWSLSSCVAEQQNRKALEVVRSGLSRAQAALRALDKQHAELDALLARARHATIVHSDEKEADDETSMYCITCGHEIHSRTAVKHMEKCFIKYEAQASFGSRHRTRIDGQSMFCDYYNPINGTYCKRLRVMCPEHFKDPKVSDTDVCGCPLVRNVFEPTGEFCRAPKKSCLKHYQWEKLRRAEIDMERVRQWLRLDELVEQERNIRLAMASRAGVLGLMLHSTYNHEVMERITKVNENGKLKEGS is encoded by the exons TTACTGCATATGCCGCTCGTCAGATAGTTCGCGTTTTATGAT AGCTTGTGATTCATGTGAGGAATGGTATCACGgagattgtataaatatatcagaAAGGGAGGccaaatatattaagaattacTTTTGTGATCGCTGTCGTGAAGAGGACCCCACGCTTAAAACAAGATTTAGACCTCAAAAGAGAGAGAATGATGGTGATTCAG GTAGAGACGATAGAAAGAAAAAACGCAAAGAGAAAGACCATTCAGAAAACAAGTCTTCGAAGAGACCAGTCAAAGATGGCTGCGGAGATTGTTCAGGGTGCCTGCAGACAAATGACTGTGGACA TTGTGACACATGTGaagatatgtataaatatgGGGGAAATAACAAACTAAAGATAAAATGTCGTCAACGATTGTGTGTCAAAAGTAAAAAGACGTCCAGAGTGTCGAG CAGTGGCAACAGAATTAAGAAGAAACATCATGAACGTGAAGTATATGAACCAGAGGAATCCATATCGCACTTGCAGACTGCTGAACCAAGGCAATGCTATGGGCCTCAGTGCTCAGGCGCTGCTCAGTATGGTTCCAAGTATTGCTCGACACAGTGCGGCATGAGATTAGCCACTACTAGGATATACCAG GTGCTCCCGCAGCGCATCCAGGAGTGGTCGCTGTCTTCGTGCGTGGCGGAGCAGCAGAACCGCAAGGCGCTGGAGGTGGTGCGCAGCGGGCTGTCCCGCGCGCAGGCCGCCCTCCGCGCGCTGGACAAGCAGCACGCCGAGCTGGACGCGCTGCTGGCCCGCGCGCGCCACGCCACCATCGTGCACAGCGACGAGAAG GAAGCGGATGATGAAACGTCAATGTACTGTATCACCTGCGGCCACGAAATACACTCTCGTACAGCGGTGAAGCACATGGAAAAGTGCTTTATCAAATACGAGGCGCAGGCGTCCTTCGGCAGCAGGCATCGCACGCGAATCGACGGGCAGAGCATGTTCTGTGACTACTATAACCCCATCAATGGCACCTATTGTAAGAGGCTGCGG GTGATGTGTCCTGAACATTTCAAAGATCCAAAAGTGAGTGATACGGATGTTTGTGGATGTCCACTAGTGCGTAACGTGTTCGAGCCGACTGGGGAGTTCTGTCGGGCTCCCAAGAAGTCCTGTCTCAAGCACTACCAGTGGGAGAAGCTGCGTCGAGCTGAAATTGACATGGAGAGAGTCCGCCAGTGGCTGAGGCTGGACGAGTTGGTCGAGCAGGAAAGAAATATACGTCTGGCTATGGCTTCTAG AGCCGGTGTACTCGGATTGATGTTACATTCGACATATAACCATGAAGTAATGGAGCGCATCACAAAAGTCAACGAGAACGGAAAGCTGAAAGAAGGTTCATGA
- the LOC125070906 gene encoding protein Fer3-like has translation MSYGSETPHVWSSSSGSEVSPYGPLWDAPPAPVPYPDILAFPPADLVWSAAGCGRGSSRSTPGGKKPRRRVASVAQRRAANIRERRRMFNLNEAFDKLRRKVPTFAYEKRLSRIETLRLAITYISFMCELLHGSPQPHHPSHNSLHPPRHVFDAEVPWCA, from the exons ATGTCATACGGTAGCGAGACGCCGCACGTTTGGAGCAGCTCGTCT GGCAGTGAGGTGTCCCCATACGGACCACTTTGGGACGCCCCACCAGCGCCAGTACCGTACCCCGACATCCTGGCTTTTCCACCCGCTGATCTGG TATGGTCGGCGGCAGGATGTGGACGAGGCTCATCTCGTTCGACCCCCGGAGGCAAAAAGCCAAGACGACGCGTAGCGTCCGTCGCTCAGCGTCGCGCCGCAAACATCCGTGAACGTCGTCGCATGTTCAATTTGAACGAAGCCTTCGATAAATTACGTCGTAAG GTTCCAACATTTGCATATGAAAAACGACTCTCCCGTATCGAAACTTTGCGTTTAGCTATCacatatattagttttatgtgTGAGTTGCTCCATGGGTCACCACAGCCCCACCACCCCTCACACAATTCACTGCACCCACCACGCCATGTCTTCGACGCTGAGGTACCTTGGTGTGCTTAA
- the LOC125071126 gene encoding homeobox protein 4-like: MQIIIVLCIILMRHVLIGITFEVGVPKRDSISSKNIVIGIFGFNADGPNSPIENHNEKIFRITKKDNFYERILADLYYNENIGSKPLVQIQPLATKLITRPYYPILFKKLSSKCCVERGNNLWNNNRFVKHYVPENALLTASKSVPSITNNERFFVHKDNLTIVDIDEKNEVPEQYLYNQSRVNKTNQEQAISVSNQINSDIKTEKNIPADNSKNQLAAHLSQLKNVENDDLNDIKIHEKEMTSSMKNYEQIEEVINTTDRQTVSVDIEQNNQKNVISLNYTKKKLETVHSNNNINIYNTTEQSKINEIEKNNKNDSMSGILKTKDVWPQLYSSLTKINTSISLRAFQNVMNDFMTSDLKSKNVSSQQHKYVKENLVKQRIIMNSDNFNDDNIAYIKNKLSLSNVATLDKPIPSDKPFLDSNDDSETLENKYTRLSLKERGDIPNI, encoded by the exons atgcagataattattgtattg tgtattattttaatgaggcATGTTTTGATTGGTATCACTTTTGAAGTTGGTGTACCGAAGAGAGATAGCATTTcgtcaaaaaatattgtaattggtATTTTTGGTTTCAACGCTGACGGACCCAATTCACCGATAGAAAATCACAATGAGAAGATttttagaataacaaaaaagGACAACTTTTATGAAAGAATTCTAGCAGATCTATATTATAACGAAAACATAGGCAGCAAACCTTTAGTACAAATTCAGCCTTTAGCAACGAAACTTATAACAAGACCTTATTATCCGATTTTGTTCAAGAAACTTTCAAGTAAGTGTTGCGTTGAGCGTGGAAACAATTTATGGAATAATAACCGGTTCGTCAAACATTATGTTCCTGAAAACGCGCTTTTAACAGCAAGCAAGTCGGTACCGTCAATTACCAACAATGAAAGATTTTTTGTTCACAAAGATAATTTAACAATTGTCGACATTGATGAGAAAAATGAAGTTCcagaacaatatttatataatcaaagtagagttaacaaaacaaatcaagAACAAGCAATATCCGTTTCGAATCAGATTAATTCTGAcattaaaactgaaaaaaacATTCCGGCTGATAATAGTAAAAACCAACTGGCTGCTCATTTATCgcaattaaaaaatgttgagAATGACGACttaaacgatataaaaatacatgaaaaagAGATGACGTCTTCTATGAAAAATTATGAACAGATCGAAGAAGTGATCAatacaacagacagacagaccgttTCCGTCGATATTGAACAAAACaatcaaaaaaatgttatatctttaaattatacaaagaagaaactcgaaacagtacattcaaacaataatatcaatatttacaaCACAACTGAACAGagcaaaattaatgaaattgaaaaaaataataaaaacgattcTATGTCTggcattttaaaaacaaaagatgtATGGCCACAACTATATTCGtctttaactaaaattaatacttCTATTTCTTTAAGGGCTTTTCAAAATGTAATGAATGATTTTATGACGTCAGATTTGAAATCGAAAAATGTCTCTTCGCAGCAACACAAGTATGTAAAAGAGAATCTCGTAAAACAGCGTATAATTATGAATAGcgataattttaatgatgacAATATAGCTTACATAAAAAACAAGCTTTCCTTGAGCAATGTTGCTACACTGGACAAACCCATTCCTTCCGATAAACCTTTTCTTGACAGTAATGATGATTCAGAAACTTTGGAAAACAAATACACTCGACTGTCTTTAAAGGAAAGAGGTGATATTCCCAACATTTAG
- the LOC125070902 gene encoding phenoloxidase-activating factor 3-like: MLITNFLICVSFIFGCDAYANRCSTDADCTLFRSCPEAIRFAAINQANDEKLKTSLCGTEIVDGKRLPKVCCSAFRMTDDRLGFLGDDSEPGPGADSAETHPNINLLPTKCGQIDGDRIIGGVIANLWEFPWMALISHRTRAAPGKDNLQFKCGGSIINSRYVMTAAHCVVNKKLAGVRVGEFDINSKEDCQGEYPKIYCERHIQDISIEESIPHQGYERSPVNNDIALLRLKKPIDFSHKNVAPICLPVKSELRNVVLGGKSATVAGWGTTDTGYQSSVLRKVTIPILTASGCRDMYNKNSDNGDTTLKKICAGELKKDSCSGDSGGPLMLESQIDGKFRMIQYGVVSYGPKQCGSLFPGVYTDVTAYIDWILDTIKA, encoded by the exons atgttaataacaaattttttaatttgtgtatcgTTCATATTTGGCTGTGATGCGTATGCAA ATCGATGCAGTACTGATGCAGACTGTACGTTATTTCGTTCCTGTCCCGAAGCCATTCGTTTTGCCGCAATCAACCAAGCAAATGatgaaaagttaaaaacatCGCTATGCGGCACCGAAATAGTCGATGGAAAAAGATTGCCGAAG GTTTGTTGCTCTGCATTTCGAATGACTGATGATCGATTAGGTTTCCTCGGCGATGACTCCGAACCTGGGCCAGGTGCAGACTCTGCGGAAACACACCCAAACATTAACCTTCTTCCAACAAAATGCGGTCAAATTGACGGTGACCGTATCATCGGAGGAGTTATCGCTAACCTTTGGGAGTTTCCATGGATGGCACTCATATCTCACAGAACCCGTGCTGCACCAG GTAAAGACAACCTTCAATTCAAGTGTGGTGGAAGCATAATCAACTCTCGATATGTTATGACCGCTGCCCACTGCGTTGTAAACAAGAAATTAGCTGGTGTACGAGTCGGCGAGTTCGACATAAATTCCAAAGAAGACTGCCAGGGAGAATACCCTAAAATCTATTGCGAGAGACATATTCAG gACATATCTATCGAAGAAAGCATTCCACACCAAGGCTACGAACGTTCGCCGGTGAATAATGACATCGCTCTACTTCGTCTGAAGAAACCAATAGATTTTTCACATA AGAATGTCGCACCGATATGCCTGCCAGTGAAAAGTGAACTTCGTAACGTCGTTCTCGGCGGTAAATCGGCTACAGTCGCAGGCTGGGGCACAACTGACACCGGTTATCAGTCCTCCGTGCTCCGGAAGGTCACGATACCAATTCTAACAGCCTCTGGTTGCCGTGACATGTACAACAA aaactCGGACAATGGTGATACGACGCTTAAAAAGATTTGTGCGGGTGAATTGAAAAAGGACTCTTGCAGTGGTGACTCTGGTGGTCCTCTTATGCTGGAAAGTCAAATTGACGGCAAATTCAGAATGATACAGTACGGTGTCGTGTCTTACGGCCCAAAGCAATGTGGCTCATTATTCCCAGGAGTATACACTGACGTCACTGCTTACATCGATTGGATATTAGATACCATTAAagcctaa
- the LOC125070905 gene encoding melanization protease 1-like, which yields MWLTRVVFFVSVLYWCNAYMKQCSDCKFYRACPEAIHFAAITKNDQIKSTKLMSSICGVEIVNGSRIPKICCSDYTLTDERSGVPESTDPKDSIEKNTNVALLPEDCGHIDGGRILGGTLANLYEFPWMALISHKSRLRSANNDMYFKCGGTIINSRYILTAAHCVVKKKLYKVRVGELDLSSKEDCQGEYPNYFCEAHIQDIEIEESIPHKEYQRTPSKNDIALLRLKQPIEFGHKNVAPICLPVLSELRNITLVGKIGTIAGWGKTEEGIKSAPLRKVDIPILSTSACREQNPETTPSQFCAGELGKDSCNGDSGGPLMMENKVNGKYKMIQYGIVSYGPKICGTDTPGVYTNVVSYMDWILSNIKP from the exons ATGTGGTTAACGCGAGTTGTATTTTTCGTATCCGTTTTATATTGGTGCAATGCTTATATGA AACAATGCAGCGACTGCAAATTCTATCGTGCGTGTCCTGAAGCTATACATTTCGCAGCAATTACTAAAAATGATCAAATAAAATCTACGAAATTAATGTCGTCGATTTGCGGTGTCGAAATTGTAAATGGAAGCAGGATACCCAAA ATTTGCTGCTCTGATTATACTTTGACCGATGAGCGATCTGGTGTTCCCGAATCTACGGATCCAAAAGACTCAATAGAAAAGAACACGAATGTTGCACTTCTACCAGAGGATTGTGGTCATATTGACGGGGGACGTATTTTAGGAGGAACCCTTGCAAACCTATACGAATTCCCGTGGATGGCTCTCATTTCGCACAAGTCACGCTTAAGATCAG ctAATAATGACATGTATTTTAAATGCGGAGGAACTATTATTAACTCCCGATACATTCTGACGGCTGCTCACTGTGTTGTAAAGAAAAAGCTTTATAAAGTTCGAGTCGGCGAATTGGATCTCAGTTCGAAAGAAGATTGTCAAGGAGAATATCCGAATTACTTCTGCGAGGCTCACATTCag GATATAGAAATCGAAGAAAGTATTCCCCATAAGGAATATCAACGTACGCCGTCAAAGAACGATATTGCATTACTTCGTCTTAAGCAACCAATTGAATTTGGACACA AGAATGTCGCACCCATTTGTCTGCCAGTATTGAGCGAGCTCCGTAACATAACTCTTGTTGGTAAAATAGGTACCATAGCAGGCTGGGGTAAAACCGAAGAAGGCATTAAATCCGCCCCGCTTCGAAAAGTCGACATTCCAATACTTTCAACCTCTGCTTGCCGTGAACA AAATCCAGAAACGACGCCTAGCCAGTTCTGCGCCGGTGAGTTAGGGAAAGATTCTTGTAATGGAGACTCCGGTGGCCCTCTCATGATGGAAAATAAAGTCAATGGCAAATACAAAATGATCCAGTACGGCATCGTATCGTATGGCCCAAAGATATGTGGAACGGACACTCCTGGGGTATATACTAATGTCGTCAGCTATATGGACTggatattaagtaatattaagccTTAA
- the LOC125070903 gene encoding CLIP domain-containing serine protease HP8-like isoform X3, translating to MIQKLLICLLVIHVSDYSFAQKCDSCMLLRQCPEALKLASNTDPAAKQRLKEAVCGIKTVDGKRHPMICCSRFITVSERFAETETDIETHENIALLPEKCGGINGDRIIGGLYANLYEFPWMALISHVIRNNGKKHTQFKCGGTIINSRYVLTAAHCVESKTIAGVRVGEFNIYTPEDCQGEYPQYLCESHIQDIAVAKSIPHEDFKILPNVQNDIALLRLKVPIDFSFKNVAPVCLPIFNELRNISLDGKQATVAGWGITEFDRASSVLRKVNIPIKTDNECRQYYDRNSDARYTIHKKLCAGETGKDSCRGDSGGPLMLEEEYKNNYRMIQFGVVSYGPQQCGSSTPGVYTDVRQYMKWILDNIEP from the exons atgattcaaaaactattaatttgctTGTTAGTAATTCACGTCTCGGATTATTCATTCGCAC aaaaatgcGACAGCTGTATGTTGCTCCGTCAGTGTCCCGAAGCGTTGAAATTAGCGTCCAACACAGATCCCGCAGCAAAACAAAGGCTTAAAGAAGCAGTGTGCGGAATTAAAACCGTGGATGGCAAACGGCATCCTATG ATTTGCTGTTCCCGCTTCATCACCGTATCTGAAAGATTTGCAGAAACAGAAACAGACATCGAAACACACGAGAACATCGCACTGTTACCTGAAAAATGCGGTGGAATCAATGGAGACCGAATCATCGGAGGTCTTTATGCCAACCTCTATGAGTTTCCATGGATGGCGCTTATCTCTCATGTTATTAGGAATAAT GGTAAAAAACACACTCAATTCAAATGTGGAGGGACAATTATAAACTCTAGATATGTTTTGACTGCTGCACACTGTGTCGAGTCTAAAACAATAGCTGGAGTACGCGTCGgtgaattcaatatatatacacCAGAAGATTGCCAAGGAGAATATCCACAGTATCTCTGCGAGAGTCATATTCag gatattGCTGTAGCTAAATCAATTCCTCATGAGGACTTTAAAATACTGCCTAACGTACAAAATGATATCGCTCTCCTCCGCCTCAAGGTGCCAATTGACTTTTCATTTA aaaacgtCGCACCGGTCTGTCTACCGATATTTAATGAACTGAGAAACATAAGCCTCGATGGAAAACAAGCTACTGTTGCTGGATGGGGAATTACCGAGTTCGATCGAGCATCTTCCGTTCTTCGAAAAGTTAATATACCAATAAAGACTGATAATGAATGCCGACAATACTATGACAG aaactcTGACGCTCGTTATACTATTCACAAGAAATTATGTGCTGGTGAGACGGGTAAAGACTCCTGCAGAGGCGACTCTGGTGGTCCACTTATGTTAGAAGAGGAATACAAAAACAACTATCGGATGATTCAGTTCGGCGTCGTGTCTTATGGACCTCAACAATGTGGTTCTTCTACCCCAGGAGTATACACCGATGTTAGGCAATACATGAAATGGATATTGGATAACATTGAACCCTAA
- the LOC125070903 gene encoding CLIP domain-containing serine protease HP8-like isoform X1, with translation MIQKLLICLLVIHVSDYSFAQKCDSCMLLRQCPEALKLASNTDPAAKQRLKEAVCGIKTVDGKRHPMICCSRFITVSERFAETETDIETHENIALLPEKCGGINGDRIIGGLYANLYEFPWMALISHVIRNNNGKKHTQFKCGGTIINSRYVLTAAHCVESKTIAGVRVGEFNIYTPEDCQGEYPQYLCESHIQDIAVAKSIPHEDFKILPNVQNDIALLRLKVPIDFSFKNVAPVCLPIFNELRNISLDGKQATVAGWGITEFDRASSVLRKVNIPIKTDNECRQYYDRNSDARYTIHKKLCAGETGKDSCRGDSGGPLMLEEEYKNNYRMIQFGVVSYGPQQCGSSTPGVYTDVRQYMKWILDNIEP, from the exons atgattcaaaaactattaatttgctTGTTAGTAATTCACGTCTCGGATTATTCATTCGCAC aaaaatgcGACAGCTGTATGTTGCTCCGTCAGTGTCCCGAAGCGTTGAAATTAGCGTCCAACACAGATCCCGCAGCAAAACAAAGGCTTAAAGAAGCAGTGTGCGGAATTAAAACCGTGGATGGCAAACGGCATCCTATG ATTTGCTGTTCCCGCTTCATCACCGTATCTGAAAGATTTGCAGAAACAGAAACAGACATCGAAACACACGAGAACATCGCACTGTTACCTGAAAAATGCGGTGGAATCAATGGAGACCGAATCATCGGAGGTCTTTATGCCAACCTCTATGAGTTTCCATGGATGGCGCTTATCTCTCATGTTATTAGGAATAATAATG GTAAAAAACACACTCAATTCAAATGTGGAGGGACAATTATAAACTCTAGATATGTTTTGACTGCTGCACACTGTGTCGAGTCTAAAACAATAGCTGGAGTACGCGTCGgtgaattcaatatatatacacCAGAAGATTGCCAAGGAGAATATCCACAGTATCTCTGCGAGAGTCATATTCag gatattGCTGTAGCTAAATCAATTCCTCATGAGGACTTTAAAATACTGCCTAACGTACAAAATGATATCGCTCTCCTCCGCCTCAAGGTGCCAATTGACTTTTCATTTA aaaacgtCGCACCGGTCTGTCTACCGATATTTAATGAACTGAGAAACATAAGCCTCGATGGAAAACAAGCTACTGTTGCTGGATGGGGAATTACCGAGTTCGATCGAGCATCTTCCGTTCTTCGAAAAGTTAATATACCAATAAAGACTGATAATGAATGCCGACAATACTATGACAG aaactcTGACGCTCGTTATACTATTCACAAGAAATTATGTGCTGGTGAGACGGGTAAAGACTCCTGCAGAGGCGACTCTGGTGGTCCACTTATGTTAGAAGAGGAATACAAAAACAACTATCGGATGATTCAGTTCGGCGTCGTGTCTTATGGACCTCAACAATGTGGTTCTTCTACCCCAGGAGTATACACCGATGTTAGGCAATACATGAAATGGATATTGGATAACATTGAACCCTAA
- the LOC125070903 gene encoding CLIP domain-containing serine protease HP8-like isoform X2, whose product MIQKLLICLLVIHVSDYSFAQKCDSCMLLRQCPEALKLASNTDPAAKQRLKEAVCGIKTVDGKRHPMICCSRFITVSERFAETETDIETHENIALLPEKCGGINGDRIIGGLYANLYEFPWMALISHVIRNNNGKKHTQFKCGGTIINSRYVLTAAHCVESKTIAGVRVGEFNIYTPEDCQGEYPQYLCESHIQDIAVAKSIPHEDFKILPNVQNDIALLRLKVPIDFSFKNVAPVCLPIFNELRNISLDGKQATVAGWGITEFDRASSVLRKVNIPIKTDNECRQYYDRNSDARYTIHKKLCAGETGKDSCRGDSGGPLMLEEEYKNNYRMIQFGVVSYGPQQCGSSTPGVYTDVRQYMKWILDNIEP is encoded by the exons aaaaatgcGACAGCTGTATGTTGCTCCGTCAGTGTCCCGAAGCGTTGAAATTAGCGTCCAACACAGATCCCGCAGCAAAACAAAGGCTTAAAGAAGCAGTGTGCGGAATTAAAACCGTGGATGGCAAACGGCATCCTATG ATTTGCTGTTCCCGCTTCATCACCGTATCTGAAAGATTTGCAGAAACAGAAACAGACATCGAAACACACGAGAACATCGCACTGTTACCTGAAAAATGCGGTGGAATCAATGGAGACCGAATCATCGGAGGTCTTTATGCCAACCTCTATGAGTTTCCATGGATGGCGCTTATCTCTCATGTTATTAGGAATAATAATG GTAAAAAACACACTCAATTCAAATGTGGAGGGACAATTATAAACTCTAGATATGTTTTGACTGCTGCACACTGTGTCGAGTCTAAAACAATAGCTGGAGTACGCGTCGgtgaattcaatatatatacacCAGAAGATTGCCAAGGAGAATATCCACAGTATCTCTGCGAGAGTCATATTCag gatattGCTGTAGCTAAATCAATTCCTCATGAGGACTTTAAAATACTGCCTAACGTACAAAATGATATCGCTCTCCTCCGCCTCAAGGTGCCAATTGACTTTTCATTTA aaaacgtCGCACCGGTCTGTCTACCGATATTTAATGAACTGAGAAACATAAGCCTCGATGGAAAACAAGCTACTGTTGCTGGATGGGGAATTACCGAGTTCGATCGAGCATCTTCCGTTCTTCGAAAAGTTAATATACCAATAAAGACTGATAATGAATGCCGACAATACTATGACAG aaactcTGACGCTCGTTATACTATTCACAAGAAATTATGTGCTGGTGAGACGGGTAAAGACTCCTGCAGAGGCGACTCTGGTGGTCCACTTATGTTAGAAGAGGAATACAAAAACAACTATCGGATGATTCAGTTCGGCGTCGTGTCTTATGGACCTCAACAATGTGGTTCTTCTACCCCAGGAGTATACACCGATGTTAGGCAATACATGAAATGGATATTGGATAACATTGAACCCTAA